Proteins encoded in a region of the Acipenser ruthenus chromosome 43, fAciRut3.2 maternal haplotype, whole genome shotgun sequence genome:
- the LOC117971458 gene encoding Fc receptor-like protein 5 — protein sequence MQACEVAALILLTVVSCSRQYEEAHPQAFLTLQPAWSQIFPGETVTLSCEMEGGSADWRFKQYRDGREGCSDQYSRRYGDSCTISYSQHYHSGVYWCESASGQERSNTVTLAVSNQWVILQTPSQPVFEGDTLTLRCRVRTGYTATRVAFYKDNKDLQYRTGTELSVDRVSKSDEGFYRCRAWWWDTASWTESWSESAEVRVSVRERPQAVLTQEPAWTHIYESERVTLRCQVQGGYTDWRFTWYKDGRNAPVTQDYYSSIDGDRYTISSATRDHSGEYTCKVERRGNPSYSKTSDALTLRVSELFSTATLTVLPGASVWEGEAVTLQCGAHINKQGTQLQYRYSKDNGTVRGAGSQDQHSIPAAGLRDTGRYQCEVEAAGTGLKERSGSVSLTVRALFSRVTLTASPGATVKEGEALNLTCEAAVNKTPRPELHYTIVRDGEPVTNSTDSALYSIASTEKSHTGSYTCAVESQGVRKSSQELHIELQTSWHSAAAAAGFSVSFFVILLIVFTLLLLYHKIRGFPCITGGKRRQVSTSMCTDRVLVHYSTDKHFS from the exons atgcaggcttgtgaagtcgctgcactgatat tgctgactgtagtgagcTGCTCCAGACAGTATGAAG AGGCTCATCCTCAGGCTTTCCTAACCCTGCAGCCTGCCTGGTCACAGATATTCCCAGGAGAgacagtcaccctgagctgtgagatggaggggggctctgctgactggaggtttaaacagtacagagaTGGACGTGAAGGTTGCAGTGATCAATACAGCAGGAGATATGGGGACAGCTGCACAATCAGTTACTCTCAGCATTACCACAGTGGAGTGTACTGGTGTGAGTCTGCATCAGGACAGGAGCGCAGTAATACTGTCACCTTAGCTGTGTCCA atcaatgggtgatcctgcagactccttcccagcctgtgtttgagggagacactctgactctgaggtgtcgTGTCCGCACAGGTTATACAGCTACCAGGGTTGCATTTTATAAAGATAATAAAGATTTACAGTACAGGACTGGCACAGAGCTGAGTGTGGATCGTGTTTCAAAGAGTGATGAGGGGTTCTACAGGTGCAGAGCATGGTGGTGGGACACCGCCTCCTGGACTGAATCTTGGAGTGaatctgcagaggtgcgggtgtcagtgagag AACGACCCCAGGCTGTCCTGACCCAGGAGCCTGCATGGACACACATATACGAATCAGAGAGAGTCACACTGAGATGTCAGGTTCAGGGGGGTTACACTGACTGGAGATTCACATGGTACAAAGATGGGAGGAATGCTCCAGTAACCCAGGATTACTACAGCAGTATAGATGGTGACAGATACACAATTAGCTCTGCTACTAGAGACCACAGTGGAGAATATACCTGTAAAGTTGAAAGGAGAGGTAACCCATCGTACTCTAAAACAAGCGATGCTCTTACACTGAGAGTATCAG AGCTGTTCAGCACAGCCACTCTGACAGTGCTACCTGGTGCCTCAGTGTGGGAGGGAGAggctgtgactctgcagtgtggggctcacataaataaacagggcacacagCTGCAGTACCGCTATAGCAAAGACAATGGGACTGTGAGAGGAGCGGGATCACAGGATCAGCACTCAATCCCAGCGGCAGGgctgagagacacagggagataCCAGTGTGAGGTGGAGGCAGCAGGGACGGGGCTGAAGGAAAGGAGTGGTTCTGTGTCACTGACTGTGAGAG ctctgttctccagggtgactctgacagcatctccaggagccacagtgaaggagggagaggctcttaacctgacctgtgaggcagcagtgaacaaaaccccccgccctgaactccactacaccattgtgagagacggggagcctgtgactaacagcactgactctgcactgtacagcatagccagcactgagaagagtcacactgggagctacacgtgtgctgtggagtcacagggagtgaggaagagcagccaggagctacacattgaaCTACAAA CGTCCTGGCacagcgctgctgctgctgctggcttcAGTGTCAGCTTCTTTGTGATTCTTCtcattgtgttcactctgcttCTCCTCTATCACAAGATCAGAG GTTTCCCGTGTATCACCGGTGGTAAGAGGAGGCAAGTCAGCACAAGTATGTGTACAGACAGGGTCCTCGTCCACTACAGCACTGACAAGCATTTCTCATGA